DNA from Neovison vison isolate M4711 chromosome 12, ASM_NN_V1, whole genome shotgun sequence:
ATGGATTCTAAGCTGTGTTATAAATTAGAAAAGATCTTTGAAACAGAACCCGAGGGGGAAAGTCCTCAGTAACAGGTTGAAGCTCAAGTTACCCATTGACCAAGCCTGGGCTATGAGATGGACATACTGTTGGGGTGGAGAGGAAAGAGGGGATAAGTCTAGGGAAGAAAAGCCGTAGAGGTCTGCTCAAAGTTGAGGGAGGTCATTGAACTATATAATTTTGGCGTGTTGATAGTGAAGTACAGGTTGAACTATAACTTGAAACATAACAGTAACTGTTAGTAAGCTTTAGATAGGTAGACAAATTCTGAAATACTAGGaaggtatttaaaaaagaaaaatcttaaaaaaaagtttggaatgaTACCTATTAATAGTAACGACCTATAGGATATGTGTGGGGATTTAGGGACGTAAGGGAGAACTTGCATTTTCCCTTTCCATGTTCTttgattttccattcttttgaaCAGTTGGGATGCACTGATCAATTGCctttaaaattaaagacaacagagcaagaaacactgaaaaattaacagTGTTCACAGGGGCAAGGTCTTGCCATGTCTCTAGAGAAACTTTCCCCAATTCCTCCTTTTTCCCCCCCAGGGTGATTTTTCATTCTTCCACAAATGAATAATGACTAACTAGAGAAGAAGCCCAGAGAATGGCATGCAGAGAATTCCTGAGCCCCACAGGAGAAACTGAGCATGTGCCATAAATAGGGATAGTTATCTACATACTTATGGGTCCACATTTGCTGGAGAAGGGCGATGTTCTGGCATGCCCTGTGGTGGGTTCACTGTTGTCATCTTTAGGAGACAGAACTCTATGATGGGAGTTAGAAGACACTGGGTTTGAAGTCACCAGAGATGATGAAATCTCTGGCCTGGTTCTTGACCTCAAGGTTAAGGTGCCTAAAGTTCAGTTGTGTCTGACATTTCTGTGAACGGTGCGCCTTTGCGCAAGTCATCTGACCTCTCTGAGATGAAGTGATCTCCCTAGATATACTGGGTTGTGGCACACAGTCAACatttcccaaatcttttttttttttaagattttatttatttattagagagagagagagcgcatgctgaagagtgggagagggagaagcagactctgctgagcagggagcctgatgtggcatcccaggactccgggatcatgacctgagcagaaggcagacacttaactgactgagctacccaggcactccatccaaatgtttactgaatataTACGTGGTTAAAGGAACAAGTGAAGGGACTTACTTAAGGTCACCCCTCGTGGGATCTGTACCTGAAGCCCAGAGGTGTCCCACTGAGCACGCAATGAAGATGGGTCTCTCCCGTTGGCCTCAGCACTCGGCGCACCTCCTGGAGGAGGCGCTCCTGGCTCTCCATGGAGCACAGGACCAGGATGCAGACCACCATGTCCACAGAGCCATCGGCCACCTGTGGCATGTTCTCCCCTGAGGCCACCACGAAGCGCTCTAACTGCAGGTGTTTGTTCTCCGCAACGCTCTTGATCAAGAACTTCTCAAAGTTGGGGTTGGGGTCAACACAAGTCACCCGGCATCCGGGCGGGTAGGACTTGAAGTTGGCCCCGGTGCCACAGCCCACCTCCAGCAGGGAGAGCTTCCCAGAGGGGCCCATAAAGTCCTGCAGGTTGCCGAAGAGCTCCCGCTTCTTGCTTGCCATCTGCTCGTTGAAGATCACGGTGAACCTCTGCATGAAGTGAGGGAACCATTTTTTGCATATCCAGTTCCACAAGCTCCGAAAGTTCAGCAGGAAAGTGGGAGATGGATGTACCAGAAGGTGGGCGAGGATTGCTGGTGTGCAGGAAGGAGAGCGCAGAAACTCGGGGGTGGAGGATGGGAGCAGGGTGCAGGTGGTGGCAACCCCGTGGGTAATGTTAGACCCCACAGATATCCCCACTATCACAGACTCGTCAAATGAGGGACAAATCAGAGAGGCAGTGTCTCAAGTCCTAAACTCCTTGGAGTCTTACAGAAGAGAGAGGATAGGAGTCACCCAGAGGCCGGCAGATGTTCCAATGGCCATCGGTCACAGTAACTTCGGCATCAGCAACAACTCCTGTTTACTGAGTCTTTAAGTACATTTTATACTATTATCATCTTTGCTACTTAAAAGAACCCATGAGACAGACACTATTAATTTCCCACTTTATAGAAGAAGAAGCCGAGTCCCATAGAGGTTAGTGACAAGGTCGTGTGGCTAGTAAGTGACAGTCCAAGAGAAACCAGATCATCGCCCTGGCGATTCCTGGTTTCCCCGAGACTGCCAGTCTCTTTTAGAGGGGGGTGATTGTCATTCAGATGGAGACCAGAGAAAGTACATGCACAGGGTGACCAGGTGTAGACAGTGTAGACAGAACAACACTATAAAATGTCtagcactggggcgcctggatggctcagtgggttggacctctgccttcagctcaggtcatgatctcggagtcctgggatcgagccccacgttgggctctctgctcgggagggagcctgcttcctctctctctgcctgcctctctgcctacttgtgatctctctttcaaataaataaatctttaaaaaaatgtctagcACAAATAGCTATTCTCATAATCTGTATAAACTTCTCTGAACAAGCCTCTTCTGGCCACCTTTGAAtatctataacttttttttttaaaagattttatttatttggggcacctgggtggctcagtgggttaagcctctgccttccgctcaggtcatgatctcagggtcctgggatcgaaccccgcatcgggctctctgctctgcagggagcctgcttcctcatctctctctgcctgcttgtgatctctctctctctctgtcaaataaataaataaaataaaaaaaaattttatttatttgacagagagagggaggaagaagcaggcttcctgccgagcagggagcccgatgcaggatcaatcccacgaccccgggatcatgacccaagccaaaggcaggtgcttaatgactgagccacccaggtgcccctgaatatcaATATCCTTGTCCATCTTTCGTTCCTTCCTGCCACACAGAGGTGTTTCTCCTCTGCGCCAAGGCCGGTCCCACCTGGACTCTTAAAGCCACACGCCCCTTAAGGagttcctcccaccccctcataTTTAACCTCTCTCCTTATGGTCTATCTCCTTTTCCTCCACCAACTTGCAGGCTTGAGCCTCTCCAACCTATAAAAATCCGTTCCTTTAGCTTGCTTTCCATGCAAGCTAACTTCCCACGTTGCTTTCTCTTACCGCCAATTACCGCCAAACTTCGTGAGAAATTGTAGCTGACACTCGCGGTTTCCACATTCTTGTCCCATTCGAGCCTCTGCCCGCTGACATGGGGCTGGTGTCCCCACAACCCAGTGAAGTACATGCAAAcgggaaggcaggcagagggagaggggaaagagaaggtgATGGTCTTCAGAAGTAGTGACCAGTGAAAAGAATGTTCTCTCTGAGGTGTTGAGGGAGGCCAGTGTCCTGGTGGAGAGAGAGTCTGTCCTTAGAacctggaggaaggaagagaaagatgggTGCAGAGCTAAGTTTgggtggaggtgggaagggaaggagttTGTACCAGAAAGCCTGATTTTCTCAGTGAGGAAGATTGCTGTGTTACGTTGTTGAAGGCAAGGGCGGAGGGGGTAGGATGGAGCACAGGGGGAGAGTGGAGAAACTTTGCCGTAGCAACTAGGGGGACTGCAAAACTTGTtgaccaaaggcagagagaggtgccCAGGAGCAGGGAGGATGCAGCTGAGCCTGGGGACTGGGAACTAGTGGTGATACCGCATCTTGAGGGTACGGTATTTGCCGAGGCTGTGCGGTTGGGAACTCAAGCGGAGTTCAGCACTGAGCCTGACCCCGGCTGGGGGTTTGTCCAGCTGGAGGACACTGAAGGGTAAGAGCTCAGAGACTGAGAGGAGTGAGGGGCCCAGGCTGGAAAGGAAGTTGGAGGCTGGGGTAACAGGcggggagaaaacagaaaaatggggTTCATGCCTGGGGATGCTGGCACAGCAGAAGAACCCGTCTGCTGAGTGGGACGGTTATGACTGGCTCCATAGGATGAGGCCAGTGTTTGACATTCCTGAGATGTGGCAGGTGAGATTCTAGAGCATGGCCCCGTGCAGAGATAAGAGGAAAAGGATGGATGTGAAGGTCCCTGGAATTGAGGAGTTAAGGAACGGTCAGGTTAAGATGCTGGGTGGAGAGTGGGGGTGCCAGGCTGGAAAGGAGCCCCTGGAACCAGGTttcagagtgagagggagggagtggccAGGAGGTCAGGAGGTGACTGTGGGGCTGGTGGGGGACCAGccccaggggagaggggaaggtggTATAGTTGGATGGCACTAGCCttttgggttttaaaaaatagcagTGATCTGTGCAATCAGTATGTAAAGGCAAAAACTCACTCAGCTAGAAAGGAtttcattttagctttttttcaataaatagcaCCCCTTGAatgtatgtaactttttttttttaaaaaaagatcttatttatttatttgacaaggagagaacacaagcagagggaggggcaggtagaaggagaggaagaagcagcctctctggtgagtagggagcccgatgtgggactgaatcccagcaccggggatcatgacctgaactgaaggtagatgcttaaccaaccgagccacccagatgtcctgaaTGTATGTAACTTAATCCATTTAATCTCCTTCCTCTAATGGGCATTTTTGTCACTGCCTGGTGTTCACCTATGGAAAAGGATGGCAGCAGAGAACACATGTGTGCTCTTTGGGTGAGAGCATCTATGGGATAAGTTCCTGGCAGTGAAGTACTTAGTCAAGAACAAGTGTATtcattttgtttgtcttgtttattGAAGGAAGGGCAAATGACATTAATTTTGAGAGTGAAGCCTACCAGCCCTCCAAAGAGGATGTGCCAGTGGACGATCCCATGAACAAGGGACAAGACCCGCATGCTCGCCATCAGTTAGCAAGCTCTGTAGCTACCAGTGTGACAGGTGACGAGGGACAAGGGCCTTtcattgtttcttgttttttttgtttttttttttaagatttacttatttatttgagagagaaagtgagagagagtgacAACATGCAatcaagggaggaggagagggagagagagaatcctcaagtcaactctctgctgagcactgagccccatGTGatgtggttggggggtggggtgctcgatcccacaaccctgagattatgacctgagttgaaagcaagagtcagatgcttaactgactgggcgaCCCAGGCGCCGCTTGTTGTATTCCTTTGAGTGacgttgagaattttttttttccatgtttgctatttgattttctttccttctctttttttgtaagCAAACTAGTGGCTCAAACTGCCAGAATTCAAATCCTGGATTTTCGACATCttctctgtgtgaccttgggcatttACTCAACTTTGTTGTGCCCCTGTCTCCTTTCTTAGGATGGGGGTGATCACGCTGTGCCGAGGAGTTGTGGTGGGAGCCGCCCAGGTTCACAGAGGTGGTGTCCCTGCAGACAGGCCTGGCACCGGTGGAGGAAGCACTCTGGAAGGAGCGCtagctcttgctatctctgttcCCCACTTTGCTGCAACCTTTGTCTTTTGCTTATGGATTCGTGTGTTCAGGAGAGCAGCCTGCTGGCTGTCCTTTATGTCGCTTTCTTGTCTTTCATTATTTGACATAAAAAAAAGTACTACATTCTATGCGGAAATGTGAAATGCTTTTTGTTATGATTACAAACATCTAAGGTACCGAAAACAGATCTTCTTGAGGAATGAGAGGCTGTGTTTTCAGGGGATGGAGATGAGTCATGGCTCTAAAGTGTAGCAGAGAGGCAAAGACTACCCCCCCTTGACCCCGGCACCCCCAACTGGCTCTCTGGAGTGGAGGGGAGCAGCCTGTTCCCCCTGCAGGGGCTGTAAGACCACCGTGTCTTCGTGAGGCCCAGCTGCTTGCTGGTTCCTTGCTGGGGTCCAGAGGGCGAGGTTGGAAGCCAGGCTGGGAGCCAGAGGGCCAGggaatgtggggtgtgtgtgtgtgtatgtgtgccatAACACTGCAGAGATAGGGGTGAGCCTCTGGGCAGGAAGAAGATGACTAGGAAAAGCGTTGAGGATTATTTTGTTAGAAGATTCTAtccagggatgcctgtgtggctccatcATTAAGTGTCTACAGcttaggacatgatcccagggtcctgggatcgagccctatatcgggctccctgctcagtggaaagcctgcttctccctctcccactccccctgcttgtgttccctctctcattgtctctctgtgtcaaataaataaataaaatcttaaaaaaaaaagattctgcccAGAATGCCTTAAGGGGTCTCCTTGAGgctggggcagcagagggagttGAGATGACCCCCTGTGCCGTGCACCCTGCAGACAGAAATGTGAGCTCCCAGGAAGCCctaccaagggtgtttgtgtgaggcctggcacagagtgggcCCATGGTGTTGGCCGGTAGATGCAGAGACCGGAGGAGACGGGCGGGCAGGGCTGGAACTGCCAGGAATGtttcagggagggagggaatggggaggCTGAGGGCTGGATACTGGGCGGGCCCTGGAACAGGGAGATGCCTCTCAACGTGGGGGGGGGGAAGTTGCCGAAGCCTGGTAAGCCGGAagaccttttcttcttttcttcttcttttcctcccagtTCCCTCCCCACTGGTGGAACCCAGGGATTTCTTCTCTGGTGAAGAAAGAATGTCCAGGGAGCAGCAGTGACTTGTCGAGGGTCACAAGGCAGGTCACCAGCAGTGTTGTGCCCAAGATCTCTCAGGCCAGGCTCTAGGGGAGAAGTGGAAGTGTTGGGGGGACAGATCCTGTGGGGGCTgtgggtgggagagggcaggagtGGCCAGCCGCAGAGCACGGATGGGGTTGTGGGGGTCAAGTGATATGGGGCTGGCATGGCAGGTGGTAGGAGAGGGCTGAGGATGAGCCCCGAGGGGTTAGGGagttacagtgtgtgtgtgtgtgtgtgtgtgtgtgtgtgtttgagccaTGTGTTATGTATGCACGTATGAGTATACGTGAGTGATATGTACACGCCTGTGTAGACAGGCATGTgagtgtgcatgtatatatgtgtggaaATTAAACAGCTGGTCTCTTTAGGCTGCTTGGAGTGGGGCCTGGGGAGGAGTGGGTTCCCCGCACCTGCAAATATCACACAGCCATGAACTCTGCATGCTCTTTAAACTACAACTGAGAATTCCAGGTAAAATCTCAATCTCTGTCTACTTCCCCCATCTCtcatacacacattcacacacataccCCCTACAGCAGAGACCACTGAAGGTCTCCTCGGGcacccctctgcctctggccctagCTGTCCCAACGCCAATatggagaagagggaaggcagGGGGCATAGACCCACCCTGAGGTCACTGAGCTGGAGCTGCTGCTTGGCTCGGTTAGTCTCCCTGGAAGGCCTTCTTATCTAACTGAAATGAAAACACGGAAGGAcattccttccccaccctccaccacccAGGATGTCCCTGAAGGCTT
Protein-coding regions in this window:
- the LOC122890960 gene encoding methyltransferase-like protein 7A → MGQECGNRECQLQFLTKFGAILAHLLVHPSPTFLLNFRSLWNWICKKWFPHFMQRFTVIFNEQMASKKRELFGNLQDFMGPSGKLSLLEVGCGTGANFKSYPPGCRVTCVDPNPNFEKFLIKSVAENKHLQLERFVVASGENMPQVADGSVDMVVCILVLCSMESQERLLQEVRRVLRPTGETHLHCVLSGTPLGFRYRSHEG